The sequence below is a genomic window from Miscanthus floridulus cultivar M001 unplaced genomic scaffold, ASM1932011v1 fs_834_1_2, whole genome shotgun sequence.
GAAtttacactactagagaacagactttagaacgatgtcccaatttggcattagcctcggcattttttgcccccgggactagaaggcctttagtcccggttggtgtctccaaccgagactaaaggtccctgcccaacggctaaaccgggactaaaagtcctccaacctttaatcccggttggtaacaccaacccggactaaaggtccccggatgggttagttcaaaaggaaagcatcacatccattgttagatgtgttgtgtaggtggggtggtaagctacgcgcgaggcagtgcatgaggtcttgggttcgaatctcacagggcgcagcggtgggagtcattattttttttaaagctgggaggatctttagtcccggttgtggcaaaccgggactaaagaacaacacctttagccccggattgctagtcccggttgggaaaccgggagtagagctagttcccaaccAAGACTAAagctcatttctgtagtagtgttaccTAATTAACTTATGTCGGTTATTCACGAGCATGGAATAACACTCACGACATCTATATAAACTCAACACTCACATAACATTACATAACCATGTGGTATATTAAAACACTTTGTGTATATTATATACGACAAATTTCTTAATATTTCGATCTATCGTAGCACTTTAAACTAAATGAATGGTTGTGATAAGTTCTGCAAGCATATATATGCATGAATAGAGAATCCACATCTCCTAGGGCCTAGAAAATACAGAAAGATCCCTCTCTAAACAAACCCTAATATCTCTAGCGCATCCTTCCCCCTCACCCCACACACCACCAAACAAAATCATGTCTGTTATTTCTACCTTAGACCTTCTATAGGCCACACCAGAGATTTAACAACCCTAGCCTATAACAAGAATGAGCATGGTGTCTAGGGTTCAACCTTTGTAGTCTTAGATCTTTAGGAGATTTCAAAAGACTGAAGAACGTGATGTGTGCAAGTTACAAATGAACGTAAAAAAGATAATCAATCAAAGAGATATAGATAGGTTACTAGAAATAAACTACTAATAACATATATCCACTATTGGCACTTTCAACGCACGGTCCGAAATGAATTTACCTAATTAACATATGTTGGGTTTCACGAGCATGGAGTACCGCTCATGACAACTACATTAAAATAACACTCACATAACATATtgcggtatatatatatatatatattaatatattttgTGTACGTTATATATGACAAATTGCTTAATACTCCGCTTTATCATAGAGCTCTAAACTAAATGGATCGCTGTAATAAATTCTATATGCACATATGTGTGTATAGAAAATTAAATCCACGTCTCGAGGCCACGCAGATCGCCCCTGTCTAGTTTCTAGACAAACCGTACTTGCTTGTTCAAAAGTGTGGTGTCTGATTTTTTCGCTCCGCCAAATATTTCTTGGTTGTGATAAATCATATATGCACATGTATAGAAAATCCATGTCGTGCGACCGGCAGCACAGGTGGGCCCTTTTTCTAGTCTCTAGATAAACCCTAGTTTTGGTTGTTCGAAAAATGCGGTATCTGGTCGCCAGCCGTTTTATTTCTTCCCCAGCCTCAACGCTCGCGCTGGACCAACTCAGGAGGCGGCGGCCATGGGTTCCTGCTTCTCGTTGGAGGGAGGAGGCATTGAGAGGATAGCGCCCGCGCAGAGGTCGCAGATCCTGGACCCGGAGGATGAGCAGGTCGAGCCGACCGCCGTTCCGAGCGAGCCTGTCATCCCAGTCGTCCCAGGTTCTCGCTCTCCTGCTCCCGGAAATGCGGCTCCAATTCTTGCGTTTCTTCGGTTCGGCGGCTTGCTAGTTCGGTGATCCCTTAGCACGGACCACACAGAGCGCGGTTTCTTGGTTTTGGGGCCGTCCATCGAATTTTTCACGAAGTTTGCGGGGGGCGTTTGCTAGGGTTTTAGCTCCTGCGTGATCGTCGTACGTCGCGCGCCGTGGTTACTGTGTGGATTCTTCGTTTTCATTTTTCCTTCCCTTCATTTTGGTTTGTTCCGCCTTAATTAGCACGGCCCCGATGATCGAGCGTACGCTTGAGGATGAGGTGAAGGAGTACGAGCGTACGCTTAAAGATCGAGCGTACCACCAACACCCGCGCGCGGCCCCGCCCGGCGTCCCGGAGCCCATCGCCACGCAGAAGAGTGCCTGTACGATCGATGTGCGCTATAGTTACTACTGGCTACTTCGATTGCCATTCCTTCATTTTTGTTTCATTCTTCGTTTCGTGCAGTCGGTCAAATTCGGTCGAATGGTTTTGGTGCTTAACTATTTGTTTGTTATGCTGCTAAATGGTGGTGCTGCCTAGTGTCTACTGAGATTTGTATCAAGAGCAAGGTGCTGTGCTGTTCCACGTGATGGCCTTTTGAGTCGTTTGCATTGTTTGGGGTCGTGATACTCTACTTCATTTCTTGCGGTCTCGAACAATAGATTTCGTGAAGAAACGCTGGTTCTGGTCCTTGTTGAAACCGAACACGATGCTGCAGCTGCGGTGCTGCCACAAGCAGATAGCTAGGTTCCTGCTGGCTTATAGATGATAATAAATTCCTCCTTTTTTTATTTGCGTTGCGTTCTTGATAGTTGACATGGTGAGGTTAACCTCACAAATTCTGCGTATCTTTTTCATAAAATGGTGCCATCAGTTTGTTTGGATAAATTACAATTCCTACTGTTTTGTCATGTTTTCGCTTTGTTTTAGGCTTTTAGCAAGGAACCACTTATATCTCGTTGTGTTCTTGGAATAATTTGCTTTTACCTTCTCATGTTGCTAACTAGCAAGGAGTCCTGCGATAATAGTGTGGGTagctaattttttatttttattatataACATTTGGATTTTCTTAAagtattttttttgtttcattGTTATATCTTTATTGGTCCAATTGCATTTATCAGCACAAATAACCATATATCTATCACCAGTAAATTCCTTGTTGTTCCTTTGCTTTTTAGTACCACCACAAAATCTAGTTATAACGTTGCTTCACTGCTGACTCTTTCGATGACTATTCTATATGTATTGGAGTCTTTGTTTATCTATTTATTTATTGTATTTTTTATGGATTTGTTCTTATCTTAATATAAAAAAACTTCTACTCTTGTTAGTTGGTCGAGCTTTTCTCCCATTTAATAATTTGGATAAAAGTTCTAGTTACATCCAATTGAACACTTATATACGTTCAGGTATTGCCTTTCTTTTTAAAAATGGTAATTAATACAAAAAATAATGTATCTTTTGTACCTTTGCATTTTACATGTCTAATTTCCCTTGGCTATTTAAAGAAACAAAATCTCTTAGCGTGGCCATGACTTATTTAGTTATTGTTCGTGTTGCATCAATAACCCAAACCGTGAAAACACAGTTTTGTCCTCGACGGCATCATCAAATAGCAATGCACTAGAAAAACTTCAAATGAATTTCTCATCGTCTGATGTATCCTTTTTCCACTCAACTTCTAGTGTCGACCCGATGCTGCTGGAGATGCTGTtgaaaagtttgattttttttgaatttaGTCATCAGTTTGCTGCCCATACGTTAACTTGTGCCCCCCACTTAATATTAATTGCTCATTGTTCAttaatacaattttctctctcaaTTTGTGCCTGAGCTGATGTTGCCAGATTTTGTCCTTTGTTGTCGTACAATTGCCGTGCTGTTACTGGTTGGGTTGCAGTTTGTAGAAGTTTTGATTTCATCTACCTGTGTATTTACATCCAATAATTTTGGTAGCCCAATAATTAGACTTACAATTGTTTCTTACCAATTTTATCTAGTACATTTGACATGATTTCTTTTGTTTACTCTAGACCGCTAGGTCATCATAAATCCAACTGTAcatgttctttttcttttttctgattaaATATTTTTTAGGTCCTCTTAGCTTGTTTATTCTAGAACGTTAGATAATCATAAAATCAAAAGGTGCATATTCTTTTTTCCCTGATTAATTTTGTAATTTTTAGAACCTTTTGAAGAATGTGAGGGCTTTTTTCTGAACACTGATATAATTGATTAATATTAGCGTGGTCTCCCCTTATAGTTGGCAACATTTGCATTATTTGTGTGTCGATCTGATGCTTCgtcaatttttgttttgtttgtacAGAGATGGCAGAATCAGTGGTCATGGTGGAGACCCCTCATAATGACTTCGTCACAGATCAACGTCCAGAGAGGCACGTTCGTCTCAGGAGTTTCACCTATGATGAGGTCTGTGCAGCGACACATGGCTTCGAAGTAGACCGTTTCCTGGGACAGGGTGGGTTCGGCCAAGTGTACAAGGGCTTTCTTGAAAGCACCAATCAGGTTGGTTCACATGCCTCTGCTCAATGATGGTTGCAGATATGTTTGTGTGCTAAAATCATAGAATTCTTTGTTGCTATTTCGTTGCTCAAAAAGACTAGATTGATCTTGATGAGTATAACTGAAGACTGAAATGGTGACTGGTGTGTGCAAGAAAAGAttgctgtgtttttttttttacagCTGAATGTTGATCAATGTATTTGGTCAATCGATGATAGTTATTACTAGTGCGTTAGTCAAATGAACTGAAGTGATCTTAAGTATGATCAGAGTAGCACCTACAAGAAAGGATTTATGTACTTTTTTTCTTTATGTATCTGAATGCTGATGAATGGTATCGTTAATTTATCATGAAAAAAGGATGGGTAAGATATATTTGTTAGCTTTCATTTCTTGTATGATATTCTAATTCTAGAAAGGTGCCTGGACAGGAGGTGGCTATAAAGAGGCTTGATCTTCAGGGACAACAAGGGCATAGGGAATTCGTCACTGAAGTTCTGATCTTGAGCAATGTGCACCACCCAAATCTTGTAAAGCTCGTTGGATATTGCACTAGTCATGGTCAGAGGATTTTAGTTTATGAGTATATGCCTTTGGGTTCTCTGAACAGTCACATCCATGGTATGCTGCGAACCTaacatatatatatcgttctctTTCGGCTATATATTAGAAGAATTTAGTGTAATCAGAGTTGGTCCTTGCTTTGTCCAGATCTCCCCCCTGGTCAGCAGCCTCTTGACTGGAGTACAAGAATTAAGATACTCCTTGGTGCTGCTAAAGGTCTTGAGCATTTGCATCACAATCTCACCCCTCCTGTCATCAATCGTGATGTGAAATGTGCAAACATTTTGCTCGGAGCGGGGTACCACCCGAAGCTGTCTGACTTCGGCTTGGCGAAGCTAGGTCCAACTGGTGACAATACCCATGTTTCAACAAGAGTTATGGGTACACCTGGTTATTGTGCGCCAGAGTACTTGATGACTGGTAAATTGACAGTAAAGACAGATATTTACAGCTTTGGTGTAGTTATGTTGGAGGTTCTAACCGGAAGAATGGCTAGAGACGAAAGACTCCCTGAATCAGAGCGAAACCTTGTCGCATGGGTAAGctttctgtttttgtttttttaaaataaaattcttTACTTGCTTCTCCTCAATGATAGTATAATTGCCAATATGCTCTTGAGGAAAGTATGTCGTCCTATTTAATATCTCAGTCTCTTCATTTAAAAGGCTCATAAGCTGTGAGCTCATGCTCTTCCTCCTTCGATGCCCAAAAATGGTCTTTATTCATTTTGTTTCTTAACCATTTGATCATATCAAACTTGTTCTTTTCATTAAAAAAATATATCAAACCTGTTATGTGCTTCTTCTATCACCTTCATGTCATCGTTGTAGAGGCAAGAAACTTAAGTCTAGCTGAGTTGGTCGTGGGCATAGTTGTATGCCTTAACCAAGTTTTAGTCCTCGTAGGAGAATTTGGATGTGTATTTCTTCtagattaaaataaaaaataaaaaccaggaCGAGGATCAGGAGAGGGTCTTCTCTTCCACACCTGAATAAACTTGGGTCAAAGTTTTCTTTTCGCACCTTTTATtttgcttttcttttctttccctttCTTCTTCCTAAATATCGTGCATGGAAGCTGGAAGGGAATAAAACGAAGATTCGGGTGAAAATCTTGCCCCCCTCACTCCAATTTTAGTTTCTGTCAGTTTATGTTGGATTTACACTTGACTTGCACAAGACGGTGATTATTTTGGTGTGATTTCTAGATAGAATTGGTATGACTACAAATTCAGACATCGGTAAGGAATATTTCACCTGATTAAATTCTTACCACACCTTTAATCTAGGATTCTAGGTGCTGAACTATTCTAAAACATCCGAATATTTTTATAACATGCCAAAAAAAATTCTGGTATAAGAGGGAAGTTTTTTCGTCCGGGTACGATATAACAAAACTACTACTTAAAACAAAGGTTCAGGTTTTACATGCCATTCAACAGATGTATGCATTATCCTTATGCAATTACATGCCATGACCTTTCTTTTACTGTATGGTTTCAGGCTCTCAACTTTCTCCGCAGACGGGAACTGGACATTCTGGTAGATCCGGCACTGCGGGGTCAGTGCTCCCAGCCTTGTTTGGAGCATGCCTTTTTTGTTGTTTCA
It includes:
- the LOC136533279 gene encoding probable serine/threonine-protein kinase PBL7, with amino-acid sequence MGSCFSLEGGGIERIAPAQRSQILDPEDEQVEPTAVPSEPVIPVVPEMAESVVMVETPHNDFVTDQRPERHVRLRSFTYDEVCAATHGFEVDRFLGQGGFGQVYKGFLESTNQEVAIKRLDLQGQQGHREFVTEVLILSNVHHPNLVKLVGYCTSHGQRILVYEYMPLGSLNSHIHDLPPGQQPLDWSTRIKILLGAAKGLEHLHHNLTPPVINRDVKCANILLGAGYHPKLSDFGLAKLGPTGDNTHVSTRVMGTPGYCAPEYLMTGKLTVKTDIYSFGVVMLEVLTGRMARDERLPESERNLVAWALNFLRRRELDILVDPALRGQCSQPCLEHAFFVVSRCISESPNMRPSMRDVVASLTVMSEVRNRRRLDRGGRSTPTRTSSDRNPGRSTPTRTSSDRNHQSDDQGERN